In Desulfofundulus kuznetsovii DSM 6115, the following are encoded in one genomic region:
- a CDS encoding argininosuccinate synthase: MKKVVLAYSGGLDTSIIIPWLKENYGYEVIAMVADLGQGEELAPLEEKAIKSGASKIYIEDVKREFVEEYIFPTLRAGAVYEGKYLLGTSMARPLIAKKLVEVAEREGAEAVAHGATGKGNDQVRFELSVKALNPDLKIIAPWREWDIRSREDAIDYAQARGIPVPVTRERPYSMDRNIWHLSHEGGDLEDPAKEPPADVLLLTTPPEKAPDRPTYVEIYFEKGIPRKVNGESLDPVALVEKLNALGGANGIGVVDMVENRLVGMKSRGVYETPGGTILYLAHRELESICLDRMTMHFKELVAARYAELVYDGVWFSPLREALDAFVEVTQRTVTGTVRMKLYKGNCTPAGVSSPYSLYNPELATFSRDEIYNQADAAGFINLFGLPLKVRALMEKKAGLREP, from the coding sequence ATGAAAAAAGTAGTGCTTGCCTATTCGGGGGGTCTGGATACATCCATCATCATTCCCTGGCTCAAAGAAAATTACGGCTACGAAGTCATTGCCATGGTGGCCGACCTGGGGCAGGGGGAGGAACTGGCCCCGCTGGAGGAAAAGGCCATTAAAAGCGGTGCCAGCAAGATCTATATTGAGGACGTAAAGCGGGAATTTGTAGAAGAGTACATTTTCCCCACCTTACGGGCGGGGGCCGTTTACGAAGGCAAGTACCTTCTGGGCACCTCCATGGCCCGCCCTTTGATTGCCAAAAAGCTGGTGGAGGTGGCCGAAAGGGAAGGGGCGGAGGCCGTGGCCCACGGAGCCACCGGCAAGGGGAACGATCAGGTGCGCTTTGAGCTTTCGGTGAAAGCGCTGAATCCCGACCTCAAGATTATCGCCCCCTGGCGCGAATGGGACATCCGTTCCCGGGAGGATGCCATTGACTACGCCCAGGCCCGGGGGATTCCCGTTCCCGTGACCAGGGAACGCCCTTACAGCATGGACCGCAACATCTGGCACTTGAGTCACGAAGGAGGGGACCTGGAGGACCCCGCCAAGGAACCGCCCGCCGACGTGCTCCTGCTGACCACGCCGCCGGAAAAGGCTCCGGACCGGCCCACTTACGTGGAAATTTATTTTGAAAAGGGCATTCCCAGGAAAGTAAACGGGGAATCCCTGGACCCGGTGGCGCTGGTGGAAAAGTTAAATGCCCTGGGGGGCGCCAACGGTATAGGTGTGGTGGATATGGTGGAAAACCGCCTGGTGGGGATGAAGTCCCGCGGTGTTTACGAAACCCCCGGTGGTACCATCCTCTACCTGGCCCACCGGGAGCTGGAAAGTATATGTCTTGACCGGATGACCATGCATTTCAAAGAACTGGTGGCCGCCCGTTATGCCGAGCTGGTGTATGACGGCGTGTGGTTCTCTCCTTTACGGGAAGCCCTGGATGCCTTTGTAGAGGTGACCCAGCGTACGGTAACCGGTACGGTGCGCATGAAGCTCTACAAGGGTAACTGCACCCCCGCGGGGGTTAGCTCGCCCTATTCACTCTACAATCCGGAACTGGCCACCTTCAGCCGGGATGAGATTTACAACCAGGCCGATGCTGCCGGGTTTATCAATCTTTTCGGTTTGCCGTTAAAGGTGCGGGCGTTGATGGAAAAGAAGGCGGGGCTCCGGGAGCCTTGA
- a CDS encoding DUF433 domain-containing protein, whose protein sequence is MKEREELLQRITVNPAIFQGKPIIRGMRIKVENVLALLEQGVTVQDILEDYPELEPDDIRACIAYARHLVANEDLSAVRVEAAQ, encoded by the coding sequence ATGAAAGAAAGGGAGGAACTTCTGCAACGTATTACCGTCAATCCTGCCATTTTTCAAGGGAAGCCTATTATTCGGGGCATGCGTATCAAAGTAGAGAACGTGCTGGCTCTCCTGGAACAGGGTGTGACGGTACAGGATATCCTGGAGGACTATCCTGAACTGGAGCCGGACGACATCAGGGCCTGTATTGCTTATGCCAGGCACCTTGTGGCAAACGAGGATTTGAGCGCGGTCCGCGTGGAGGCGGCTCAATGA
- a CDS encoding SCP2 sterol-binding domain-containing protein, with product MASHEEITASLLAFQEGYNKNERLKIMNRDWDRVVLVQASDIPSQHTLELRNGELSVREGAPPRADLTVISDSETLADLFYGDITPTEPYMNGTLKIIGSEDDIVRLDFISLMIWGE from the coding sequence TTGGCCAGTCACGAAGAAATTACTGCCAGCCTCCTGGCCTTCCAGGAGGGTTACAACAAGAACGAGCGGTTGAAAATAATGAACCGGGACTGGGACCGGGTGGTCCTGGTGCAGGCCAGCGACATCCCTTCCCAGCACACCCTGGAATTGCGAAACGGGGAATTGTCAGTGCGGGAAGGGGCGCCGCCCCGGGCCGACCTGACGGTAATTTCCGACAGCGAGACCCTGGCGGACCTTTTTTACGGTGATATTACCCCTACCGAACCATATATGAACGGTACGCTGAAGATCATCGGTTCCGAAGATGATATTGTCCGTCTTGATTTCATATCCCTGATGATCTGGGGTGAGTGA
- the ptsP gene encoding phosphoenolpyruvate--protein phosphotransferase encodes MLKGIAGAPGIAIGRAFIFRPEQLEFERKTISPPEIDQELVRLQHALRQAHQELAGIYARAMSDLGRDRAGTFHAQLMILEDATFESELISIIRSGVNVEGAVGEVVTNYVQMFEDSGDEYLRERAADYRDVGCRLLRILLGQSWTPVPRLKEDSIVVARDLSAPDSMQLDRSRILGLAIERGGRTCTACILARSLEIPAVVGLGRFVHRVQNGDLIIVDGSKGTVILNPDPATVAEYQHRRETYLACKKEMQMLSDLPAETRDGYRVQLLANIDHPGEVASALAQGAEGIGLFRTEHLFLGRDTMPSEDEQFEFYVQVVQKMRGRPVVIRTLDYAGPSSPFFQPMHYEPNPFLGCRGIRLNLNFEEIFNTQIRAILRASAFGRVKVMFPLISRVEDIRRVKAMLRQAQEELQLAGKKFDPRIEVGLLVEVPSAALTAELFAPEVDFYSIGTNDLVQYTLAVDRASAGINPLNQVLHPAILRLVKNVIDVARNTRKKVAMCGEMAGEPLATMLLLGLGLDQFSAAAGSLPEIKKVIRAVTLKEAREVALQALQLSAPEEVRRFLEQEMKSRRLYF; translated from the coding sequence ATGCTAAAAGGAATTGCCGGGGCACCGGGGATTGCGATTGGCAGGGCCTTCATCTTTCGTCCGGAACAACTGGAGTTTGAACGGAAAACCATTTCGCCGCCGGAAATTGATCAGGAACTTGTCCGCCTGCAGCACGCCCTCCGGCAGGCTCACCAGGAGTTGGCCGGCATTTACGCCCGGGCCATGTCGGATCTGGGCCGGGACCGGGCGGGCACCTTCCATGCCCAGCTGATGATTTTAGAAGATGCCACCTTTGAATCCGAGTTGATTAGTATCATCCGTTCAGGTGTCAACGTGGAAGGTGCCGTGGGCGAGGTGGTGACCAACTACGTGCAGATGTTTGAAGATTCGGGCGACGAGTACCTGCGTGAGCGGGCGGCCGATTACAGGGATGTGGGGTGCCGCTTGCTGCGCATTTTGCTGGGCCAGTCCTGGACGCCGGTGCCGCGCCTGAAGGAAGATTCCATTGTGGTGGCCCGGGATTTAAGTGCCCCCGACAGCATGCAGCTGGACCGTTCCCGCATTCTCGGCCTGGCCATTGAAAGGGGCGGACGGACCTGTACGGCCTGCATTCTGGCCCGGTCCCTGGAAATACCGGCCGTGGTGGGTTTGGGCCGTTTTGTACACCGGGTGCAAAACGGAGATCTCATCATCGTCGATGGCAGCAAAGGTACGGTCATCCTCAATCCCGATCCGGCTACGGTTGCCGAGTACCAGCACCGGCGGGAGACCTACCTGGCCTGTAAAAAAGAAATGCAGATGCTTTCCGACCTCCCGGCGGAAACCCGGGACGGTTACCGGGTTCAACTCCTGGCCAATATCGATCATCCCGGGGAGGTGGCCAGCGCCCTGGCCCAGGGGGCGGAGGGAATCGGGCTGTTCCGTACCGAGCATCTCTTCCTGGGCCGGGATACCATGCCCAGCGAGGACGAGCAATTTGAGTTTTATGTGCAGGTAGTACAAAAGATGCGGGGAAGGCCGGTGGTCATCCGCACCCTTGACTATGCCGGTCCCTCAAGCCCCTTCTTCCAGCCCATGCACTATGAACCCAATCCCTTTTTGGGCTGCCGGGGTATAAGATTAAATTTGAACTTCGAGGAAATCTTTAATACCCAGATCAGGGCAATCCTGCGGGCCAGTGCCTTTGGCAGGGTAAAGGTGATGTTCCCCCTCATCTCCCGGGTTGAAGATATACGCCGGGTCAAGGCCATGCTGCGCCAGGCACAGGAGGAACTGCAGCTGGCCGGGAAAAAATTCGACCCCCGGATCGAGGTGGGCCTGCTGGTGGAAGTGCCATCCGCCGCCCTGACCGCAGAGCTTTTTGCACCGGAGGTTGATTTTTACAGCATCGGCACCAACGATCTGGTTCAGTACACCCTGGCGGTGGACCGGGCCAGTGCGGGGATTAATCCCCTGAACCAGGTTTTACACCCCGCCATCCTGCGCCTGGTTAAGAACGTCATTGATGTGGCCCGTAACACCCGCAAGAAGGTGGCCATGTGCGGGGAAATGGCGGGGGAACCCCTGGCCACCATGCTCCTTCTGGGCTTGGGATTGGACCAGTTCAGTGCCGCCGCGGGCTCACTGCCGGAAATTAAAAAAGTAATCCGGGCGGTTACTTTAAAGGAAGCCCGGGAGGTGGCCCTGCAGGCCCTGCAGTTATCGGCACCGGAAGAGGTTCGCCGCTTTTTAGAGCAGGAGATGAAAAGCCGCCGCTTGTATTTTTAG
- the carB gene encoding carbamoyl-phosphate synthase large subunit, which produces MPRRKDIKKVLVIGSGPIIIGQAAEFDYAGTQACRALKEEGVQVVLVNSNPATIMTDSHMADQIYIEPLTWQAVARIIERERPQGLLPTLGGQTGLNLAVELARQGVLEKYGVELLGTSLDSIRRAEDRELFKETMLAIGEPVPPSTTVTSVEQALEFARETGYPLIVRPAYTLGGTGGGMATGPRELEAIVHRGLVMSPIGQVLLEKSVAGWKEIEYEVMRDGADNCITICNMENIDPIGIHTGDSIVVAPSQTLADKEYQLLRSAALKIIRALKVEGGCNVQFALDPESFRYYVIEVNPRVSRSSALASKATGYPIARTAAKIAIGLRLDEIINPVTGKTCACFEPALDYVVVKIPRWPFDKFSSADRTLGTQMKATGEVMAIDRTFEGALLKAVRSLEIGVDSLQWKGSGSWSEMELQQLLSRPNDLRLFAIAEAFRRAWAMREIFQLTAIDYFFLEKIKNIVVLEGELRAAGDNPPPGLLRRAKACGFADSHIGRLTGLDFDRVRALRKEYGIVPAYKMVDTCAAEFEAATPYYYSTYDTVDEVAVSSRPKVIVLGSGPIRIGQGIEFDYCSVHSVWGLQAEGVEAIIINNNPETVSTDFDTADRLYFEPLTLEDVLNVVEKEKPLGVIVQFGGQTAINLAGELAARGVKVLGTPVESIDTAEDREKFSALLSRLGIPQTEGGTAFAVEQARQIAESLGYPVLVRPSYVLGGRAMEIVHNTPELLKYMETAVQVSPRHPVLIDKYIRGREVEIDGIGDGRDIFIPGIMEHIERAGVHSGDSMAVYPPQNLTPAQIEQVVDYTLQIGRALKVCGLLNIQYVVARDGIYVLEVNPRASRTVPILSKVTAVPMVQVATRAMLGKRLAEQGYGPGLGRISDYVTVKAPVFSFEKLGEVEISLGPEMKSTGEVMGVDRTFPRALYKAMVAAGLSPFSGINGTKSPGGSAPAAPKAVLVSLADRDKVEALPVIRQYAALGYTLYATRGTARAIAAAGMPVQEVEDVAGLLRSGTVNLVINTPTRGKHPARPGFRLRRTAAEYRVPCLTSLDTARALATVLQCLKQGEEPDPVSVLEFTAGMLAREREALP; this is translated from the coding sequence ATGCCCAGGCGAAAGGACATCAAAAAAGTGCTGGTCATCGGCTCCGGCCCCATCATTATCGGCCAGGCCGCGGAATTTGACTATGCCGGCACCCAGGCCTGCCGGGCCCTCAAAGAGGAAGGGGTTCAGGTGGTGCTGGTGAATTCCAACCCGGCCACCATCATGACCGATAGCCACATGGCCGACCAGATCTATATCGAACCCCTCACCTGGCAGGCCGTGGCCCGCATAATCGAACGGGAGCGGCCCCAGGGCCTGCTACCCACCCTGGGCGGTCAAACGGGGTTGAATCTGGCCGTGGAACTGGCCCGGCAAGGGGTGCTGGAAAAATACGGCGTGGAATTGCTGGGCACTTCCCTGGACAGCATCCGCCGGGCTGAGGACCGGGAGCTGTTCAAGGAAACCATGCTGGCCATAGGCGAGCCGGTGCCCCCCAGCACCACGGTCACCAGCGTGGAGCAGGCCCTGGAGTTTGCCCGGGAAACCGGTTACCCCCTGATCGTCCGGCCCGCCTACACCCTGGGCGGTACCGGGGGCGGCATGGCCACAGGCCCGCGGGAGCTGGAGGCCATCGTCCACCGGGGGCTGGTGATGAGCCCCATCGGCCAGGTGCTGCTGGAAAAGAGCGTGGCCGGCTGGAAGGAAATAGAGTACGAAGTGATGCGGGACGGGGCCGACAACTGCATCACCATCTGCAACATGGAAAACATCGACCCCATCGGCATCCACACCGGGGACAGCATCGTGGTGGCCCCATCCCAGACCCTGGCTGACAAGGAATACCAGCTGTTGCGTTCCGCCGCCCTGAAGATCATCCGGGCCTTGAAGGTGGAAGGGGGTTGCAACGTCCAGTTTGCCCTGGACCCGGAAAGCTTCCGCTATTACGTGATTGAGGTCAACCCCCGGGTGAGCCGTTCCAGCGCCCTGGCCTCCAAGGCCACCGGTTATCCCATAGCCCGCACGGCGGCCAAGATAGCCATCGGCCTGAGGCTGGACGAGATTATCAACCCGGTGACGGGGAAAACCTGCGCCTGCTTTGAGCCGGCCCTGGATTACGTGGTGGTCAAGATACCCCGCTGGCCCTTTGACAAGTTCAGCAGCGCGGATCGCACCCTGGGTACCCAGATGAAGGCCACCGGCGAGGTAATGGCCATCGACCGCACCTTTGAAGGGGCCCTGCTCAAAGCGGTGCGCTCCCTGGAAATTGGCGTGGACAGCCTGCAGTGGAAGGGCTCGGGCAGCTGGAGCGAAATGGAGCTGCAGCAGCTGCTTTCCCGTCCCAACGACCTGCGCTTGTTTGCCATTGCCGAAGCCTTCCGCCGGGCCTGGGCCATGCGGGAAATCTTTCAACTGACGGCCATAGACTACTTCTTCCTGGAGAAAATAAAAAACATCGTGGTTCTGGAAGGAGAGCTGCGGGCGGCCGGGGACAACCCACCCCCCGGGTTGCTGCGGCGGGCCAAGGCCTGCGGTTTTGCCGACAGCCATATCGGCCGCCTGACCGGTCTGGATTTTGACCGGGTGCGGGCGTTGCGAAAAGAGTACGGCATTGTCCCGGCCTACAAGATGGTGGATACCTGTGCCGCGGAATTTGAGGCCGCCACCCCCTATTACTATTCCACCTACGACACTGTGGATGAGGTTGCGGTGTCTTCCCGGCCTAAAGTGATCGTCCTCGGTTCGGGGCCCATCCGCATCGGCCAGGGTATCGAATTTGATTACTGTTCGGTTCACTCCGTGTGGGGTTTGCAGGCCGAAGGGGTGGAGGCCATCATCATCAACAACAACCCGGAGACGGTGAGCACCGATTTTGATACCGCCGACCGGCTTTATTTTGAGCCCCTGACCCTGGAGGACGTCCTCAATGTTGTGGAGAAGGAGAAGCCCCTGGGGGTGATCGTCCAGTTCGGCGGCCAGACGGCCATCAACCTGGCCGGGGAGCTGGCCGCCCGGGGGGTGAAGGTGCTGGGCACGCCGGTAGAATCCATTGACACTGCCGAGGACCGGGAAAAATTCAGCGCCCTTTTGTCCCGCCTGGGCATTCCCCAGACCGAGGGGGGCACTGCCTTTGCCGTGGAACAGGCCCGGCAAATTGCCGAGAGCCTGGGTTACCCGGTGCTGGTGCGGCCTTCCTACGTGCTGGGCGGGCGGGCCATGGAGATTGTCCACAACACTCCGGAACTGCTAAAATATATGGAAACGGCGGTGCAGGTTTCACCGCGCCACCCGGTGCTGATCGACAAGTACATCCGGGGCCGGGAAGTGGAGATCGACGGCATAGGGGACGGCAGGGATATTTTCATCCCCGGCATTATGGAGCACATCGAGCGGGCCGGGGTGCATTCGGGGGACAGCATGGCAGTTTACCCGCCCCAGAACCTCACCCCGGCGCAAATAGAGCAGGTGGTGGACTACACCCTGCAGATTGGCCGGGCGCTGAAGGTGTGCGGGCTTTTAAACATCCAGTACGTGGTGGCCAGAGACGGCATCTATGTCCTGGAAGTGAACCCCCGGGCCTCCCGGACCGTGCCCATTTTGAGCAAGGTGACGGCCGTGCCCATGGTGCAGGTGGCCACCCGGGCCATGCTGGGCAAAAGGCTGGCCGAGCAGGGCTACGGGCCGGGCCTGGGCAGAATTTCGGATTATGTAACTGTGAAGGCACCGGTCTTTTCCTTTGAAAAGCTGGGCGAGGTGGAAATTTCCCTGGGACCGGAAATGAAGTCCACCGGGGAGGTCATGGGGGTGGACCGTACTTTCCCCCGGGCACTTTACAAGGCCATGGTGGCCGCCGGTTTAAGTCCCTTTTCGGGTATAAACGGCACAAAATCGCCCGGTGGGTCTGCTCCTGCCGCGCCAAAAGCGGTGCTGGTTTCCCTGGCCGACCGGGACAAGGTCGAGGCGCTGCCCGTGATCCGCCAGTATGCCGCACTGGGTTACACTCTTTACGCCACCAGAGGAACAGCCAGGGCCATTGCCGCCGCCGGCATGCCCGTGCAGGAAGTGGAGGATGTGGCGGGCCTGTTGCGTTCGGGTACGGTGAACCTGGTCATCAACACCCCCACCCGGGGCAAGCACCCTGCCCGGCCCGGCTTCCGCCTGCGCCGCACCGCCGCCGAATACCGGGTGCCCTGCCTGACGTCCCTGGATACCGCCCGGGCGCTGGCAACGGTGCTGCAGTGCCTGAAGCAGGGGGAGGAGCCGGACCCGGTAAGCGTGCTGGAATTTACCGCGGGAATGCTGGCGCGGGAACGTGAGGCCTTGCCGTGA
- the argF gene encoding ornithine carbamoyltransferase, protein MKENFKGRDLLSLHDFTPEEIMTILDLADDLKSKQKRGIPHPYLAGKTLGMIFQKSSTRTRVSFEVAMYQLGGYALYLNASDLQLGRGESIADTARVLSRYVDGIMIRTYAQADVEELARYADIPVINGLTDLLHPCQILADLQTIREHKGRLAGLKLAYVGDGNNICHSLLFGCAKTGMHISVASPPGYQPRAEIVEAARADALSTGSRIEILTDPVAAVAGADVVVTDVWASMGQEQESEQRKKVFAPYQVNEELVRHARPDFIFLHCLPAHRGEEVTAEVIDGPHSVVWDEAENRLHAQKAVLALVMA, encoded by the coding sequence GTGAAGGAAAATTTTAAAGGCCGGGATCTTCTCTCCCTGCATGATTTCACTCCGGAAGAGATTATGACCATCCTGGACCTGGCCGATGATCTGAAGTCCAAACAAAAAAGGGGTATTCCCCACCCTTACCTGGCCGGGAAGACCCTGGGCATGATCTTTCAAAAATCGTCCACCCGCACCCGGGTTTCCTTTGAAGTGGCCATGTACCAGCTGGGGGGCTACGCCCTGTACCTCAATGCCAGCGACCTGCAGCTGGGCCGGGGGGAGTCAATTGCCGACACCGCCCGGGTGCTTTCCCGCTACGTGGACGGGATTATGATCCGCACCTATGCCCAGGCGGATGTGGAGGAACTGGCCCGTTACGCCGACATCCCGGTGATCAACGGCCTGACCGACCTGCTGCACCCGTGCCAGATCCTGGCCGATTTGCAGACCATCCGGGAGCATAAAGGCAGGCTGGCCGGCTTGAAGCTGGCCTATGTCGGGGACGGCAACAACATCTGTCACTCCCTGCTTTTCGGCTGCGCCAAAACGGGCATGCACATCAGCGTGGCCTCACCCCCCGGCTACCAGCCCAGGGCGGAAATTGTGGAGGCGGCCAGGGCCGACGCTTTGTCAACCGGCAGCCGCATCGAAATTCTTACCGATCCGGTGGCGGCGGTTGCGGGGGCGGATGTGGTGGTCACCGATGTCTGGGCCAGCATGGGACAGGAACAGGAAAGTGAACAGCGAAAGAAGGTTTTTGCCCCCTACCAGGTGAACGAAGAACTGGTGCGCCACGCCAGGCCGGACTTTATCTTCCTGCACTGCCTGCCGGCCCACCGGGGTGAAGAAGTAACGGCGGAAGTCATCGACGGACCCCACTCGGTGGTCTGGGACGAGGCGGAAAACCGCCTGCATGCCCAGAAGGCCGTACTGGCCCTGGTGATGGCGTGA
- a CDS encoding DUF5615 family PIN-like protein, with amino-acid sequence MRFLVDVCAGSKLAGWLREMGHDVAEVKSINYRMADDEVMAWGARERRVIITLDKDFGQLAVATGTARASIVRLPDIPFEERKRVLAAVLARYKEDLEKGSIITATEKRIRVRKLTARY; translated from the coding sequence ATGAGGTTTCTTGTTGACGTTTGCGCTGGCAGTAAACTGGCCGGTTGGCTCCGTGAAATGGGCCATGACGTGGCGGAAGTGAAGAGCATAAACTACCGCATGGCCGACGATGAGGTTATGGCGTGGGGAGCAAGAGAGCGACGGGTCATAATCACGCTGGACAAAGATTTCGGGCAACTCGCTGTGGCCACCGGAACGGCACGCGCCAGCATCGTTCGTTTGCCTGACATTCCTTTCGAGGAAAGGAAACGGGTTCTGGCCGCGGTGCTGGCCCGGTACAAGGAGGACTTGGAGAAGGGCAGCATTATCACTGCGACCGAAAAACGTATAAGGGTGAGGAAACTTACCGCTAGATACTGA
- a CDS encoding CBS domain-containing protein: MHKNPVTIGPFESVGRAAALMNQLKIGGLPVVEKGKLVGIITSRDVRYCHPNRLVADAMSRNVVTVSPECSFWEAKETMESHGIERLVVVRDGRTVGIITKSRLYAEIGKHVDALTGLNRAEFLQHKAAELLQSGQEITIIFLDLDNFGTIDKEFGHVIGDEILQQVGKILKSVIAEGLDYLCRYAGDEFAVVTVRPLEEAKQLSWQMIKALADARWPQGIKVTASAGVAGGRRSRVRGEPNGTRNVRDLINLASLASTKAKREKRPVVVAGWVELEEVG, translated from the coding sequence ATGCATAAAAATCCAGTCACTATTGGTCCTTTTGAAAGTGTCGGCCGGGCGGCGGCCCTGATGAACCAGCTCAAGATAGGTGGCCTCCCGGTGGTGGAAAAGGGAAAGCTTGTGGGTATTATAACCTCCAGGGATGTCAGGTACTGCCACCCCAACCGGCTGGTGGCCGATGCCATGAGCAGGAATGTAGTTACCGTTTCGCCGGAATGTTCTTTTTGGGAAGCAAAGGAAACAATGGAAAGTCATGGGATTGAACGGCTGGTGGTGGTGAGGGATGGGCGTACGGTGGGCATAATCACAAAATCCCGGCTTTATGCCGAGATAGGCAAACATGTGGACGCCCTTACAGGCCTGAACCGGGCCGAGTTCCTGCAGCATAAAGCGGCGGAGTTATTGCAGAGCGGGCAGGAGATTACCATTATTTTTTTAGACCTGGACAACTTCGGGACGATAGACAAAGAGTTCGGTCACGTTATCGGGGATGAGATTTTGCAGCAGGTAGGAAAAATTTTAAAAAGCGTCATCGCCGAAGGGCTTGATTACCTGTGCCGCTATGCGGGCGATGAGTTTGCGGTGGTTACCGTCAGGCCGCTGGAAGAAGCGAAACAGTTGTCCTGGCAGATGATAAAAGCGCTTGCCGATGCCAGATGGCCGCAGGGAATAAAGGTTACCGCATCGGCAGGCGTGGCCGGCGGGCGGCGGTCACGGGTGCGTGGGGAGCCCAATGGCACCCGCAACGTACGGGATCTGATTAATCTCGCCAGTTTGGCCTCCACCAAGGCAAAAAGAGAAAAACGCCCGGTGGTTGTAGCCGGGTGGGTGGAACTGGAAGAGGTGGGATAA
- a CDS encoding zinc dependent phospholipase C family protein has protein sequence MKVHVARWTHPVAAASRYLFSIHLPLQVLGASDTHVFCNEQGRVILYHDGHRECARLINRFAAQLDAGVTWADRGLRSTTHHFDPRRGVGVWAWANAAQKCRQYFDRALLFWRRGKYRKSLFMLGAAVHLVQDACVPHHACCQLFDGHLDYEKWVKGRKHYYRVGSGGLYHLGHTPEEWVAANAWEAREYYPLVRAPADEESYHQATSILLPRAQRSTAGFLLFFYRHIQQR, from the coding sequence ATGAAAGTTCATGTTGCCAGGTGGACCCATCCGGTGGCCGCTGCCTCCCGCTATTTGTTTTCCATACACCTTCCCTTACAGGTACTGGGAGCCAGTGATACCCATGTTTTTTGCAATGAACAGGGGCGGGTCATTCTTTACCACGACGGCCACAGGGAGTGTGCCCGGTTAATCAACCGGTTTGCCGCCCAACTGGATGCGGGGGTCACCTGGGCAGACCGGGGCCTGCGCAGCACCACCCATCATTTTGATCCCCGGCGGGGGGTGGGGGTGTGGGCGTGGGCAAATGCCGCCCAGAAATGCAGGCAGTACTTCGACAGGGCGCTATTGTTCTGGCGCCGGGGAAAATATCGCAAGTCTTTATTCATGCTCGGTGCAGCCGTACATCTGGTGCAGGATGCCTGTGTACCCCATCACGCCTGCTGCCAGCTCTTTGACGGGCACCTGGATTATGAAAAGTGGGTTAAGGGGCGAAAGCATTATTACCGCGTGGGCTCGGGAGGCCTGTACCACCTTGGCCACACTCCTGAAGAATGGGTGGCGGCCAATGCCTGGGAGGCCAGGGAATATTATCCCCTGGTCCGGGCCCCCGCCGATGAAGAAAGTTACCACCAGGCCACGAGCATCCTCCTTCCCCGGGCCCAGCGTTCTACGGCCGGGTTTTTGCTCTTTTTTTACCGGCACATACAGCAGCGGTGA